The sequence aggaaagaaatccatatcaaAATCAAGGGCTCCTTCGTCGAATAATAAGGGATAATTCCttaactttcagtcgcttctatcattcttctcacctctcctatatctgaaactacgagtaccttcgcacctttcagtctcgttatttcataacctccggacgACTCAAAACAAAAGGATCTCAGAATTTGAGAGCGAAAGTCCTTCATTATAGCCCTTATATTTAGAAAGAACTCGACTCCAAAAtcaaaggatcaaagaattatctcagaatttgagagcgaaagtcattatcccttattaggagcctgaatgaagaagggcgtagcttatgttcttaaaaggagaggcgcaaagaatttgtggaactccttatcaaagaatttgagaaatccatattaattaattaggccTGTCCTTTTGAGTCAGAAACATTGACCTAGAAAGTCCTTCCGGATATAAAGGTTAGGACTCTGAAACGAACTGCATTCCCATGAAAATCTCCTTCAAACCTACTATTTAGTCCTATAAAAAGtacaagaaaagcaagcttctctcaaattctttgagcctttccTTCCGCGGAGTTTTCTTTACCTCTTATGACTTTCATCTCTTCCCCGCTGTCCTTTAACCTCTTCCTCTATCGTCTTATGACTTGAATCTgattcttcctcttcctttcaCTTCCTTTCATCCGCCAAATGAATAATTGATCTGGCTTGTTCgctaggctttcttccttttcgTTTTAGTAGGTTCCTTTAAGTAGGGTTGCTTTCAAGTTTCGTTCTTTCGCCTGAAGCTCGATCTTTCTTGTTTGATTGCTCCCGCTTCCTCACATCTGCGCTCGTCAAGCCAACTGAGCTTTTTTGTAGTTGAAAGAGCGGTTGAAGCGGACATTGAGAAATGAGAGAGGagaagatatatatagatatatatacacGGTCACGCTTATCCCGGGCTGCGTGGAGGAAAAAGTGGCCTACTTGAAAGAAAGGGCGGGCACTCTCGTCTTTCAACCCCACTATACTATTCTACGTTGTGGGGCACTGTATACTTCAAGCCTCTACGATAAGCAAGTGAATGGGGCCGGTGCGTGGCGAACGGAAGGGTTCATCAAGCCATTTCTCGCCTCAACCCCCtaacataataatgaaagaggGGTACTTTACAAATAGGGGGTAATTTCCACCTGACTGTGATAGCCCTCTCgataccggtccgtggtagtttaatctGACGGCCGATTTCCCGTCGCCTTAGCCTTTTCCCAGTGCGCGAAGCCCCAACGAGGAAGATGTTAGTGCTTTCTCATTGGGTCAATAATCCAAATCCCTCTTTTTAAGGAATCTGAAGAAAAAAGCCTAGggaaaaagataagaaaaggcTCAGCCTTCTCTTGCTTTCCCAACCTCTTCCTTCTAAAGGCTGCCCTCTCTCGGCTGGATCTTGGTCCAGCCTACTACGAGGATCCCGTATCCAGCAACCCAACCTAAAAAAAGGGCATAAAAAAGCCTTATCTAGGTTGGAACTATGAAGCTGACCTTATTATTCAAAGGGTAAAGGGCTTTTGAAGCTGGTGCGCAGGAGAGAAGCAAAGCAGCTCGACCaagaaagggaaaagaaagaGGAAGCCCACGTAGCGGAACAAGAGAAAGAGTATGAAAGAGAGTTTCATGATCTCTGAATGagatctttcattctctctttagCGAAGCTGCTCTTCTTATTTCTTGAGAGGTGCGAAGCTGCTTTACTTACAGGAGAGGAGCGCACTTCTCTTTTCCCTTTACTAGACTAGTGGGGGGGTCCCGTGGTTCCTATACCGCCGCCTTTCCTGGTCCTTTTCTTTTAGTGCTTCGACCCGAAGCAATAGCTTAAGGCTAGTTCAGTGGATAAGATGGCTGCGCTCCAGCTCACTCAAGAATGGGACGGCAATGGTCCGCCGGCAAGCTCGTTCTGATCTTGGATGCGGTACATTGGAATCCTGAAGCACCACCACGAACGCTACCGCGCGTGAACCTGCGGTGCGGTAAGGCACCACCCAGTTGTGCCAGCAGCCAACTCCGGCGTGTCAGCTTAGTTATCCTCATCAAGCCACTTACTTAATGTCTAGCTTCCCAACAGGTAGACGGTTCCTTTTCCCCCAGATCAATGAAGAAGGGAGAAGTCAGTTGATTCGGAAGAATCACCGAAAGCGAAGCGCTATGCCGGGGCGGGGGGACGGGAGAAGAAACGGCTCCGAAGAAAGCTATTTTGGTTCCCAATGTTTCTCCACGCCCAACGAGATGCGTCAACCTCGGGATGCTTTACTCCTAACCCCACAAGGTTCCGAGACGGAGCTTAACCTGAGTCTCGGTTAAGAACGGCGATGATCTACGTTTCACACGGCACACGATTCCATGGATAGTTTCATTCGAGATCGTGATGGAGGACATAGCTTACGATCATCGGCTTTGATCATCCCACTAGGCATTTGATTAGGACATTGCACAATGATCCGAACACTTTGTCGCATCTCTTCGATACGGATACAGTAACGATCATAGCGATCTCCTCTGGTACCTACTGGTACGTCAGGATCAATTGGTCATGAACATCGTAAGGTGCTGCTCTTCGCAAATCCCAGCATACCCCTGGTTGGGATGGGTAGGCCCACCACTTCACTTTCACTTAGGCCCGGGCCAAGTCAGTGGGGGGACCCTGTCGGGCTCCttccccccccccaaaaaaaagaaactgTACGTGAGAGTTTCCCTTCATACAGCTCTAATCATTCTCAGATGCCCCGAGAGGCATCCTTTCCTTCTTTCTTGGGTTGGTTCACGCGCGCGCATTCAAGGATAGGCCGCAACAGCAGGGAATCACAAACAAGGGTCAGACACTTAGCTACATCCGCACGCAAAAGGAATGTGGTTCTGCTTGaggctttctttcttttcatgtCTCATGCATTCAAAAAGGGAATAAGGAAAGACCTGAATGAAAGTGAAGAGCCCTCGACTCCCAGAAAGACATGAAGACGAACGTTCTTGGGagaattgcattttgatgctaaaaaatcaatgaataaaggctGGTCCTCACTGGTTGAATttcaaaggtccaggtgactagTCTTTTAGTGGAATCTTCAAAGTCCGgaggacctctttgatccactaagtcaaagatggagcGCAAGGAGGAATGAAATGACtcgaaaggagtccaagattcaagctgaatcaatgaacaagggctcgactgaaaggagaggcaGAATGGAACGAGTTCAAGAGGATATAAAGGTTAGGACTCTGAAAGcgaaggactcattcattccactcaaACGAGTCCAGAGGACCGCTCCgaaggagtctgaaatccatatgacggaggacgagtcagaaatccatatcaaatcttcaaggtgcgaaggtactcgtagtttcagatataggagaggatcaaaggagaagtaagatcaagcccttgttcattgagttgagaattcttctcaactcccatcccactccgcggtgcgaagcagctcgactaagaaggagaggctcgactgaaaggcgaggcgcaaagaatttgtggaatccttcaaaggtgcgaagcagctcgactaagaaggagaggcgaaatctaatattttagtctcaaattcttttcgaattccaCTATGAGAAGAATTTGAGCTTTTCATTCCACTCATAATTAAGCTACTGAGGcccaaagaatttgtggagaaGAATTAtcgaaaaggaagaaagaaaaaaatagggATTGGAAAGGAAAGCCTAGGAGAAAAGGCAATTCATTCATGGACCTACTACATCCTCTCTCATTTGCGAGACACATGAATTTCTCAAGTGTGAGTCAGACTTCCAGTTTCATTCTCATTAATTCTCTCTTTCCCAAGGCAAAAGGCTGATTTCTCTTTTGACTGGGATTCTAATCACAAGCGCTGCGCCTATGGCTTCGCTTTGTTCTAGCCCCTATGCTTTCTTCTAGCTGCTGCGCCTATggcttttctctctctctttcttctagCTGCTGCGCCTATGGCTCTTCCTCCTATGCTTTCTTTCTGTCTCGCTTCGGCTATTTTTTGGAATGAAtgagtcacctggacctttgtttttctGCGACCGACTTTTGGATAAGAATCAGGCTCGCTTCTCCGCTTTGATCTAGGAAAAAGCCCAGTCAGCCACCAACTCGGTGCAGGTCACGTGACCTACAGCTCGGCCTTCGCTTTTTGAGGCTTCCTCTACCCACATCTCTATGTGCCCGCAGCACTTCCATATGGAGAAAGATAGGCTTACCATGTTCCATCAATAGCACCTAACCTATGCCGATTTTGGCGGACCGTGCTCCACCCCGGTGAACTTATGCGGTGGAGACGTACCCAGAGGCCAGAGGCGAATCCGTTCACGGTCCGTAGGACCAAGACCATTCTCAGGTGGGTGGCCCGCCCCGCCTAGAACAGTCATCTTTGACTGGGCTTACACACATTCGCTCACTGACGCTGTCCCCCCTCAGCTTACCCTAGCCCCGGGCCTTTTGCTCTTCTAACGTCAGCTCCAAGGCTTCACACCAAGTCTTCACTGACATAATATGCATGCTTAAGTAGGGTCAGGCAGAACCCTTGTTGCCTGATGGGAACTTCCCCCATATTGCTATCAATGTCTTCATGTCGCACGACCTCTTAACATTACACCACTGAATCCCCAATCCTTTGCTTGCTGTGCAGTGACAGTACCAATATCCACTAATCGTTGTTTCCAGATACGGTTGCCGGTTGACATCTCTTCTAATTCGTCGATACGAGAAGCAAATTGTTGTGTGAAGGAATCAATATCTCGACATAAGCCAAGAGGCAGATCTTGTGCCACTCCACCTGGTCGTATGAAACTGGCATGCATCCTGGCTCCCGAGACTCTTTCATAGAATTCAAATAATTTCTCCCGCTCCTCAAAAGCCCACAGGAACGGAGTTGATGCTCCCACATCCATAGCATGAGTAGTTAAAGCAAGTGAATGATTTGAAATTCGAGTGATTTCACGGAATAAGACTCGTATATATTGAGCTCGTAATGGTACCTCGCAATTCAAAAGTCTCTCTACAGCTGAAGAATGAGCGTGTTCTTGGGCCATCGTAGAAACATAGATAGGGTCGACGACGGAACGAAGAACTCACTTTCCTACAGCTTTTTCGTACACGTTCACTTGCATCACATACACAAGTGCTCTCTGAACCGTGCAATAAGGTCACCCATAACACGGCTCTCCCACTTAAGTTACCCCAGGCCATGCTATTCAATGAGATTGGAAAAATCAATGGCAGCGTAACGTAACAAAAGGTATTTCAAGCTGGTCGCCTTTGGAAGCCTGAGCCGGTAAGCAAAGCGTCATCGATAgtcgtccgaaggacttgtttatatccatattagctttctttgaaccttgttcgcaaattctttgctccttccctttcttttgttgttggACTGATATATGGAATATGATCCTTCCTTCTTTAGGCTTTCTCTTTCCGACTACTTCTAAAAGAAGGCACccaataaagaagaaaaaggtcTTGTCATCGAGATCGACCTCTTTCCCGAGGCATTGGAAATCCAGACCGGCTCAGAGAATGGCGCTATTTAGCCCTTCGTTTCGCCAACAAAGAAGTCATCATCTTTCCTTCTTTGCCGAGCCGCCTCTCTTCGCCATTCGAAGTACTACCTCtgcctcgcaatattctttgcgcctcctttgaaattcaataaagaaaaaagaaatagcaCTGAGTCTGTGATTTTGCCGGCCGGCCCCGGGGGAGTTTACTCGACCCATTCTCCAGTCTCCCGCACAGAAAAAGTCAGTGTGCGACTCCGTATGAGGACCTCTTTCCCTTCTGCCCACTCTCCGTTCACACGGTTCTCAAAGCAGAGGAGGAAGGGTGGGCTGCAGGTACCACGAGCCCTCTGTCCCACACATCTATCCAGAAGCAAGTGTAGTTCACCGGTTCCACCGAATGCTCCTATCTCTCGGCAAAGATCGTGTGAGTGTGCAGTTATGCTTCGGATGCTTCGCCATAGAATAGATCAACCCAGTTCCCCTTCTTTTCCGGTGCACTCGCTTTATATCTCCGACACACAAGGAAGGACGCGGTGGGAAGAAAGCAGCCCTAGCCTCTGTCCGGCCGATCATTCCGCTGGCATCTTGCATTCACGCCTCCGTTTGACTGCCGCTCGGGGATGTAGTTGTAGATACGTTAGTCTTAGTGGGTCGTTGGCTCCACCTCTTATCTCCTTCTACGACATGCTGTTGTCGTCGCCATATGGAATATGTAACTTAGTCATCTCTGCCTCGCTGCGGGTCAGCACCTCCGAAAGAAAGGGAGGACTTCATTCAGTGACTCCGCGATCGCCCTCTGAACGATCAGAATAAGGTAAAGCTTGAAGATAAGTTTTGTACTCTATTAATTTCTCAGTCCCTCTAGTCGGGTGGGCGCCGGTCTTTCGACCAGATCCCCCTAAAAACCGTACGTGCGGGTCTCCCCGCATGCGGCTCACGCCATTCGAGGTGGCCCAGCCCAGCATGAATTCGCAAATCAATCCTGTAGTTCAATATTGAGACTGCTTGACCTCGGAAGCTAATTCGCGTGTAGGCAGCGCTCTCTCTCGTACCCTTGAAAAGAGATCTATTCATTGAATGGACTTTCTGATCTTTTGTCTATAGGAAAGATGTAATTGAGCTCGACCGATAGGGTATTCTCACCTCTTTTTCCAAGAATTGATGCACTTCCATAAAGATCTTTCGACCAGACGGAACCTTGAATGAGGCCTTTGAAAATAGGGGAAAAGCCTTCCATTTCCGTCAAATGACCCGGCCTCCCCTGGCTCTTCCACCGTCCGGGCTCCCTTTCCCGCCTATGCTATGCTCCCCCCCGGCGCAGGCCTACCACGCTTCGCGCCTGCGGCGTTTTCGCCAGACGGTCTTTGCCAGTAGTGCCATCCTCCCCGCTGGCTGTATGGGCAGGTTGCCCCTCGCTGCTGCCTGATCTTAGGCTATGGATTATAGGAAGGAACAAATGTAGTTGAATGAGACAGCAGGCGGGTTACACGTTCCACTGTGCCGAGATGTGAGGTGCAGGTGGTGATGATCACCCCGGGGTATGCGCGGGAGCCCTTGACAGGCACTCCAGGACCCGCCAACGCTCATTCAAACCCTAGGCTTTTTTCTTGGAGGTCCTCCATTCATCCGACCAGAGGTGTGGATAACGAGGCCACCTTCACAACCTTCTCCCTTCTGTCCCTATGTTGTAGTAAGGTAGGGCGGTTCGCTTGAGTAGAAAAACCGCCCCTTAGCCCGGTGCTCATGACGCGCTACGGAACCTCCACCGTGTCGGGGGACCAAGCAGGGCATAGCTAGCGGCATAGGAGCCGACTCGGCGTCAGCGGCTTCGTGCCGCACTGGAGTAATCCAATATGGGGTTCCGCACGTTCCACCACTTCTCCGTTCATTTCCAATACTGATCGTGAAACACCATGAGCAGCAGGATGTTGAGGTCCGGAATTCGAAGTGAAATTTTTGATTTGCCTGTTCCTAGTCGTCATgggaaagaaaggaagaaagaagaaagagattaTTCCCTCTGAGCTTGTCCAGTACTACCAGTACATAAAATGCATCTCCTTCGCCCGCGCGCGATAGCTCTACCAGGCGTGGCGCTGGCGTGCAAGCGAAGCGCTATTGGCGGCAATAAATAGCTCACTGAGCTGATTCCCTACCTCTGAAAGCGGAAGGAAGGCAGTGCCCTCTCTTCTGATTTTATGGATTggtctctcaaattctttgagcctttggtCTCGCATATTCTAACCTCTCTTGTTCCAGAGAAAAGGATCATGGCGCCCCAGAACCGTGACATCCAGCAGCAGCATCTCCTTGCATGCGAGAGACAACTATGCCAGCCCTTATTCTCGGCTCCGTTATGAAAGAAAGCGGCAGACTCCCTAATGAGGGATTTGAGGagaccggtccgtggtagtttcattccgaAAGCCTATCCTCCACCCATCCGCAGAGGGGTTCAGTATCCTAGCAGATATTTCCAGATCGCGAGACTGGAAGAGATTTCTGCCATTTCCGGAAAGTGAACGGACAGCCGCCCTTCCCTATCTTTTGATGTCACAATGTTCCCGAACTTGCTAAAGAAGAAAAGTGTGAATGGCACTTCGAAGTGCTTCACGGGTCGGCGTGGGGATGGTGTCTAGCCAAAAGATGAATATGGTAGAATGAAcaagtccttcgcaaattctttggtcctaactcatattgcattgagcctctcctgacagtcgagccgctttcgctcgtCTTGACCCGTccgaaggctcaaagaatgatcgacgagactcccacggggcggttcgaagaaagtcgactaagaaggagtcaatgatgataatcAGGGTTGAATCAggggttaggaaggagaggttcaaagaattttcaagctcattccttatttatgttcaggagcgaaggtactcgtagttttcaatataggagaggagcgaagccactcgactgaggttaggaaggttcagagcgaaggtactcgactgataaggagaggagcgaaggtactcgactgataaggagaggagcgaaggtactcgactgataaggttcagagcgaaggtactcgactgataaggagaggagcgaaggtactcgactgataaggagaggagccctTTCCCTTTAtattagaaataactcgactaattaaactaccacggaccggtgagaagaatgagagaagcgactgaaagttaaGGAATTCTCCCTTCTTTCTCGCCCTTCAAAGacgaaataactcgactccaaatgataaggaTCAAAGACTGATCTcagaattttcaagctcattccttattcttcaaaaaaaaaggagtgcaacttgtttatatccatattcatctgtccGAAggactctcaaattctttgagcctgacgctaggagcaaagaatttgcgaaaagggtcaaagccctcaagaaaaaaggatcaaagaattatcgaagGCAATTATATTataaggcgcaaagaatttgcgtagtagaaggagcaaagaatttgcgaacctGAAAGGAGAGGTGAAAGGCTCAttgaactcgactgaggttaggaaggcgGAGTAGGAGATTGATTCTTTGCTCCTTAACAGGAGTGCAAAAAGGtgaaaagaatttgaatgaaagaggaggctcgactgaaaggagtccaagattcaagcttcaTCAATGAATAAAGAGAAGCTCCTTAACAGGAGTGCAAGGCAGTCGGCTGAATGAATATGAGTTCCTCATTCCACTATCAAAATCATTCATTCCACTCAAAAAAGTCCTGAGGacggactcattcattccactatcAGAATCTGAGGATAGGCTTGATTTTCAGAATGTAGATgtatcaaagatggaactagaagaatttgagaagcggAGGCTCAAAGCCTACCTCTTACGCTGAAAAAAGTGGTTAACCATCTCTTTGAAATCCATCCATCTCGTCGAGACGAAAAAGGTGTCTCAACTACAGCCAACTCCCCTCTTTCCCTATCTCAAAACTCACCCTACAACATGGATGATAGAAATGCTAACCAAACACACACACCCTTATACACTaatcaaggctcaaagaatattgaggcGAGACCCATCAAAATGCAAAATCTCTTTCGCaaattcgcaaattctttgcgcctttgttcattgattcagcttgaatcttggactcctttcagactaattaagctactccgcTCCATGAATATGGATcaaaacaagtccttcggactaattaagctacgtagaaccAAAAAGGTCCAGATtcctctctcctttcagtcgagcctgtggatcaaatcagtggaatgaacaagtccttcgcatctagacctcttataattctacggggtccgactatccactgacTTCGCTAGGCCCTTGTGAATTGAGGACTGAGAGTTTCCTCCTCATTCTCCCACGGAGAAAATGAGAAAAGAGCTTTCAGAGAAGACaagagatcaatgaacaagggaagaATGAGACAGGACAGAAGCcagaaagagaagagaaagcCTCCCAACAACATCGATCAGTCTGAGAGGAAGAAAAGGAATAAAGAAAGAGCTCAAAAAAA comes from Cucumis melo cultivar AY chromosome 12, USDA_Cmelo_AY_1.0, whole genome shotgun sequence and encodes:
- the LOC127144421 gene encoding LOW QUALITY PROTEIN: NADH dehydrogenase [ubiquinone] iron-sulfur protein 2-like (The sequence of the model RefSeq protein was modified relative to this genomic sequence to represent the inferred CDS: inserted 1 base in 1 codon) — its product is MTTRNRQIKNFTSNSGPQHPAAHGVSRSVLEMNGEVVERAEPHIGLLQCGTKYVSTMAQEHAHSSAVERLLNCEVPLRAQYIRVLFREITRISNHSLALTTHAMDVGASTPFLWAFEEREKLFEFYERVSGARMHASFIRPGGVAQDLPLGLCRDIDSFTQQFASRIDELEEMSTGNRIWKQRLVDIGTVTAQQAKDWGFSGVMLRGPGVCWDLRRAAPYDVHDQXDPDVPVGTRGDRYDRYCIRIEEMRQSVRIIVQCPNQMPSGMIKADDRKLCPPSRSRMKLSMESGSSSVYSTSIHHFELYTEGFSVPASSTYTAVEAPKGEFGVFLVSNGSNRPYRRKIRAPGSAHSQGLDSMSKHHMPADVVTIIGTQDIVSGEVDR